The Pseudomonas sp. FP2309 genome has a window encoding:
- a CDS encoding iron-containing redox enzyme family protein, translated as MTLLTALSGQPASVHHSGCGDCQRVYQQLYGEAPDACALAREFLHTQLAQVQDAACELPDEPDHLFAWVEQRCAAVAQAYADYLEQRQQGRPRRYFRNKAHALYVLQRVAPTKQVDGAWLYGLLRHWQDQRFDGLLTTYLEELGDGQAAQNHVVIYRKLLSEHDADSEAGLEDEHYLQGALQLALGLCADEFLPEVIGYNLGYEQLPLHLLITAYELSELGIDPYYFTLHVTIDNASSGHACKAAQSVLNLLPLGEGRADFYRRVAQGYRLNDLGAGTTAVIDRFNLLDEVVAMLERKRTFGQHMHSDYCRFEGKTVNQWLATPGQIPDFLRALQDKGWIKLNQNPADSRFWQLIEGAGAAMFGVFSGYEKQLLHDWIAGDWVSEQRVPPARPGRGSPFAREQQRPADPDTQALVESLSNLPDAQQLNALIPWLSARRHCTPAGLYATRRFIQLRARLR; from the coding sequence ATGACGCTATTAACGGCGCTGTCGGGCCAACCGGCTTCTGTGCATCACTCGGGCTGCGGCGACTGTCAGCGAGTCTATCAACAGCTGTATGGCGAAGCGCCGGACGCTTGCGCACTGGCGCGCGAGTTCCTGCACACGCAGCTGGCGCAGGTCCAGGACGCGGCCTGTGAGCTGCCCGACGAGCCGGACCATTTGTTTGCCTGGGTCGAGCAGCGTTGCGCCGCCGTCGCCCAGGCCTATGCCGACTACCTTGAGCAGCGCCAGCAAGGCCGGCCGCGTCGTTACTTTCGCAACAAGGCCCATGCGCTGTATGTGCTGCAACGTGTGGCGCCGACCAAGCAGGTCGATGGCGCGTGGCTCTATGGGTTGCTGCGCCACTGGCAGGACCAGCGCTTCGACGGCCTGCTCACCACCTACCTCGAAGAGCTGGGCGATGGCCAGGCCGCGCAGAACCATGTGGTGATCTACCGCAAGTTGCTCAGTGAGCACGATGCCGACAGCGAGGCGGGCCTGGAGGATGAGCACTACCTGCAAGGCGCGCTGCAACTGGCCCTGGGCTTGTGCGCCGATGAGTTCCTGCCGGAGGTCATCGGCTACAACCTGGGCTACGAGCAGTTGCCGCTGCACTTGTTGATCACCGCCTATGAGCTGAGCGAGTTGGGCATCGACCCTTACTACTTCACGCTCCACGTGACCATCGACAATGCCAGCAGTGGCCACGCCTGCAAGGCGGCACAGTCGGTCCTGAACCTGCTGCCACTGGGCGAGGGCAGGGCGGACTTTTACCGGCGCGTGGCTCAGGGCTATCGCCTGAATGATTTGGGTGCGGGCACCACGGCGGTGATCGACCGCTTCAACCTGTTGGACGAAGTGGTGGCAATGCTTGAACGCAAGCGCACCTTCGGCCAACACATGCATTCAGACTATTGCCGCTTCGAGGGCAAGACCGTCAATCAATGGCTGGCGACGCCGGGGCAGATCCCGGATTTTCTGCGCGCCTTGCAGGACAAGGGCTGGATCAAACTCAACCAGAACCCCGCCGACAGCCGCTTCTGGCAGCTGATCGAAGGGGCGGGCGCGGCGATGTTCGGTGTGTTCAGCGGCTATGAAAAACAACTGCTGCATGACTGGATCGCCGGTGACTGGGTCAGCGAGCAACGCGTTCCACCCGCCAGGCCGGGACGCGGCAGCCCGTTTGCACGCGAGCAGCAGCGCCCGGCAGACCCGGATACCCAGGCGCTGGTGGAGTCGCTGAGTAACCTGCCCGACGCACAACAGCTCAACGCGCTGATCCCGTGGCTGTCGGCCCGCCGTCATTGCACCCCGGCCGGCCTGTACGCCACCCGCCGTTTTATCCAACTGCGTGCGCGTCTGCGCTAA